One window of Burkholderia vietnamiensis LMG 10929 genomic DNA carries:
- the istA gene encoding IS21 family transposase — translation MLQKEQWMQIHVLKAQGVSEREIARRLGISRNTVARYLSAEEVPRYKPREPRPTKLGAFEAYIIERMRAAAPEIIAAPALLRELRARGYEGQLRSLQAFMNTHKPMPKPDPVVRFETEPGRQMQCDFVVFRRGTNPLYAFTATLGFSRWRWARFTTDERAETLVACHHALFEALGGIPREILYDNAKTIVVERDAYGDGQHRWHAGLLDLAKRYGFLPRLCQPYRAQTKGKVERFHRYLRGNFYVPLASQLKQSGLMLDAATANVEVSKWLRDVANQRVHPVTGQAPAILLEQRERACLLDMPGYTLPRLPARAVARPRVDPAMSIQHPLSVYQQLLTEVRA, via the coding sequence CAACACGGTGGCGCGGTACCTGTCGGCTGAGGAAGTGCCGCGCTACAAGCCGCGTGAACCGCGGCCAACCAAGCTCGGAGCGTTCGAGGCGTACATCATCGAGCGCATGAGGGCCGCAGCACCGGAGATCATCGCAGCGCCGGCGCTGCTGCGCGAGTTGCGGGCGCGCGGCTACGAGGGCCAACTGCGAAGCCTGCAGGCTTTCATGAACACGCATAAGCCCATGCCGAAGCCCGATCCAGTCGTAAGGTTCGAGACCGAGCCCGGCCGGCAGATGCAGTGCGATTTCGTTGTCTTCCGACGAGGCACCAACCCGCTTTACGCCTTCACCGCCACGCTCGGCTTCAGTCGTTGGCGCTGGGCACGCTTCACCACCGATGAACGCGCCGAGACGCTGGTTGCCTGTCATCATGCGCTGTTCGAAGCCTTGGGTGGCATTCCTCGCGAGATCCTTTACGACAACGCCAAGACCATCGTTGTCGAACGCGATGCTTATGGCGACGGCCAACATCGCTGGCACGCCGGCCTGCTCGATCTGGCCAAGCGGTACGGCTTCCTGCCCAGATTGTGCCAACCGTACCGCGCGCAGACCAAGGGCAAGGTCGAGCGATTCCACCGCTATCTGCGCGGCAATTTCTATGTGCCGCTGGCAAGCCAGCTTAAACAATCCGGCTTGATGCTCGATGCCGCGACTGCGAACGTCGAGGTGAGTAAATGGCTGCGCGACGTGGCCAACCAGCGCGTGCATCCGGTTACCGGGCAGGCACCCGCGATTCTGTTGGAGCAACGAGAACGGGCTTGCTTGCTCGATATGCCTGGCTACACATTGCCCCGATTGCCGGCTCGCGCCGTCGCTCGGCCGCGCGTTGATCCCGCGATGTCGATCCAGCACCCGTTGTCCGTCTACCAGCAATTACTGACCGAGGTGCGCGCATGA
- the istB gene encoding IS21-like element ISBcen13 family helper ATPase IstB, with product MNLQQERIDGHCQSLKLEGLMHRYVALASDAAAKQWSFLDFLENALAHERETRQVRSRQTLVRMAGFPAIKTLDDYDYSFAVGVPREAIDELATLRFIERGENAVLLGPSGVGKTHLAIAIGYAATQAGIKTKFITAADLMLQLEAARRQERYDAVLRHNILGPRLLIVDEIGYLPLSGDQASHFFQIVAKRYERGSMILTSNLPFAQWDETFGGNTTLTAAMLDRILHHAHIIQIKGDSYRLKQQRKAGHVPTSKK from the coding sequence ATGAACTTGCAGCAGGAACGCATCGACGGGCACTGCCAAAGCCTGAAGCTCGAGGGACTCATGCACCGATACGTCGCTCTGGCCAGCGACGCGGCGGCCAAGCAATGGAGTTTCCTCGACTTCCTCGAGAACGCGCTCGCGCACGAACGAGAGACGAGGCAAGTTCGTTCGCGGCAAACACTGGTGCGCATGGCCGGGTTTCCCGCCATCAAGACACTGGATGACTACGACTACAGCTTCGCCGTCGGGGTCCCACGCGAGGCAATCGACGAGCTTGCCACGCTACGCTTCATCGAGCGAGGCGAGAACGCCGTGTTGCTTGGTCCGTCGGGCGTGGGCAAGACGCACCTCGCGATCGCCATCGGATATGCAGCGACGCAGGCCGGCATCAAGACGAAGTTCATCACGGCGGCGGATCTGATGTTACAGCTCGAGGCTGCACGCCGACAGGAGCGATACGACGCCGTTCTTCGGCACAACATTCTCGGCCCGAGGCTGCTCATCGTCGATGAGATCGGCTATCTACCGCTCTCGGGCGATCAGGCCAGTCACTTCTTCCAGATCGTCGCCAAGCGCTACGAGCGTGGCTCGATGATCCTGACCAGCAACCTGCCGTTTGCGCAGTGGGACGAAACCTTCGGCGGCAACACCACCCTCACTGCAGCGATGCTCGACCGCATCCTCCACCATGCCCACATCATCCAGATCAAAGGAGACAGCTACAGACTGAAACAGCAACGCAAAGCCGGGCACGTCCCGACATCGAAGAAGTAA
- a CDS encoding type VI secretion system baseplate subunit TssF, which translates to MDHLLSRYEYGLGLFVRALGDFAIRYPKTAAWLGIQSGRTDDPQVTRQIQTFSSLAARFVRSGSKTTPNSPRRC; encoded by the coding sequence ATGGATCACCTGTTGTCGCGTTACGAATACGGACTCGGGTTGTTCGTGCGTGCACTGGGCGATTTCGCTATCCGATACCCAAAGACCGCCGCCTGGCTCGGCATCCAGAGCGGGCGGACTGACGATCCGCAAGTGACGCGTCAGATTCAGACCTTTTCGTCTCTTGCAGCGCGCTTCGTCCGAAGCGGGTCGAAGACTACCCCGAATTCACCAAGGCGCTGCTAG
- a CDS encoding PAAR domain-containing protein translates to MKDENGRGVIRLNDKTTHGGHVITASDDLKAQGIPVALEGHLTECPKCGGQFRIIPQSSTRNHHGTPVAFHDDLTECGARLISSLE, encoded by the coding sequence ATGAAGGATGAAAACGGGCGCGGCGTGATCCGCCTGAACGACAAGACGACGCACGGCGGCCACGTGATCACCGCAAGCGACGATCTGAAAGCGCAGGGAATTCCCGTCGCGCTCGAAGGGCACCTGACCGAATGTCCGAAGTGCGGCGGGCAGTTCAGGATCATTCCGCAAAGCAGCACTCGAAATCATCACGGTACACCGGTCGCCTTCCACGACGATCTGACGGAGTGCGGGGCGCGACTGATTTCGTCGCTTGAATAG
- a CDS encoding DUF6708 domain-containing protein, whose protein sequence is MDERVMKKCIGKPVPEWDLAHRLLINRFLGPDVQDFGSTFSINSTFMDVIEPSFLEKQWFVTGVFVVFLAALYGPYLYSYTHTGDASASDLFIADLMALSFVVVFGGIAWKLGRGLFFGLRYRPIRFHREARKLFAIRARRFFAKSGKGDVVWEAPWTEDSIFCLHRENTSFGTIFHIRHYTVDDHGNVMSVFSIGREWTGKRQVEMALAQWNYWCAYMNDGPNGLPKPMLFHTQRETPRESFLFSLYSFGMRAPVFIRMLMMPLILVFTVMRILANATCRDPVWPAAIEQISVIAPDDLYAEPRSGTPVGWGDTVLAQQRGEYPNDPKARVEDWGGEPDGRMYAAAWLENPGANMMHAAARS, encoded by the coding sequence ATGGACGAGCGCGTCATGAAAAAGTGTATCGGCAAGCCGGTACCGGAGTGGGATCTAGCGCATCGCTTGCTGATCAATCGATTTCTCGGTCCGGACGTTCAGGATTTCGGGTCAACGTTCAGCATTAACTCGACCTTCATGGACGTGATTGAGCCGTCCTTTCTAGAAAAACAATGGTTTGTTACTGGCGTGTTTGTCGTGTTTCTGGCCGCCTTATATGGGCCATATCTGTATAGCTATACTCACACTGGCGACGCTTCCGCTTCTGACTTGTTTATAGCGGACCTGATGGCTCTGTCATTCGTAGTGGTGTTTGGCGGAATCGCATGGAAGCTTGGGCGCGGCCTGTTCTTTGGTCTGCGTTATCGCCCGATCCGCTTTCATCGTGAAGCCCGCAAGCTTTTTGCGATTCGCGCTCGCCGCTTCTTCGCGAAGTCCGGCAAGGGTGATGTCGTTTGGGAAGCACCGTGGACGGAAGATTCGATCTTTTGTTTGCACCGCGAGAACACGTCCTTCGGCACGATCTTCCACATTCGGCACTATACGGTTGACGACCACGGCAATGTCATGAGTGTGTTCTCGATCGGTCGGGAATGGACCGGCAAGCGGCAGGTCGAAATGGCACTAGCGCAATGGAACTACTGGTGCGCATACATGAACGACGGCCCTAACGGTTTGCCCAAGCCGATGCTGTTTCACACGCAGCGCGAGACTCCGCGTGAGTCGTTCCTGTTCTCGCTGTATAGCTTCGGGATGCGTGCGCCGGTCTTCATTCGCATGCTGATGATGCCGCTGATTCTGGTTTTCACCGTCATGCGAATCCTTGCGAATGCAACGTGCCGCGATCCCGTCTGGCCTGCCGCAATCGAGCAAATCTCCGTGATCGCTCCCGACGATCTTTACGCGGAACCCCGCTCCGGAACACCTGTCGGATGGGGCGATACCGTGCTGGCCCAACAGCGCGGCGAGTACCCGAATGATCCGAAAGCACGGGTCGAAGACTGGGGGGGAGAACCCGATGGCAGAATGTATGCAGCGGCTTGGCTCGAAAATCCTGGTGCCAACATGATGCACGCGGCGGCCCGTAGCTAA
- a CDS encoding T6SS effector BTH_I2691 family protein, whose amino-acid sequence MPTTKGCPLCDRQSLLIYPVRYAIACPRGASKAPALSGNFRIDARAPQAVATAKYTLRALRPGYLYTYDEKRKKLAAYMVLDDGIMWNFPPDVTPPPGDAESALTQGCAMNGDLAFESFGRCVSVEHTPGSDEATNLWIGWSNVRWTKDLVHNKINDAAWRKQHMQCINVPAMLAGGATDTGEFQATQSKIAHFAMDAQAMKAAFGFSNRVPRDEIRLRQRNVAKRIGDAMLESPNKKGFVIAVNDPVGLTNDLAELTVPNLNNGFDEQVYWKWMSAQLLERAEQGIRANAKALTGLSYEMSQTAQRVNDVNSRIGNYNAPPMADFAGLYRLVKGVFRTGSFEQAAKEEDARMANVPATVEASANDAWEEASTKVGSDGRRTSVLDEEALKRFPQEYQQALDAFKPKWQPLVQAHADWLKSQMLAEWMAGVHDPQDLRSGYAYSESCAQVIGSAVGTEPCKKVLDEWLSGQASNIRNLYVRALMFNQDAMLKAADAQVHGSDIQYENFLNLYKEAFKKIENLGNAANLRDRLIVTTANHVVGVLTKTTRGVALGFVTIRLAMQAGVRLKPSQVSKLAIRDWALQQARELGVKLDGNRTEQRASATQVGKQVMRTAPPSDPNIVAYEMDVDALVKDGKLEASAIKAVKVPGVDTAKKWLGSAREFNLGVVTVIFQMATLTFAAKDWAGSDQFSQGETGLKAVGAVVSILGTVIETASETVVKAPAHPLSAFLMKQWAGASEWAEVGAKVGRGLGAIAGIVLAGFDLIKNAPEAYRNKETKLWVLYNVSGALGVYVAAAAFFGWPLFWPALILSILVGIAIAIFKASALKDWVSRCKFSTGEHYDSLEAELKAFSSAAGD is encoded by the coding sequence ATGCCGACCACTAAAGGCTGTCCGCTTTGCGATCGCCAGTCGCTGCTGATCTATCCCGTCCGATACGCGATCGCGTGCCCGCGTGGCGCGTCCAAAGCGCCGGCCCTGTCCGGCAATTTTCGGATCGACGCGCGCGCCCCTCAGGCCGTTGCCACCGCCAAGTACACGCTGCGCGCATTGCGCCCTGGCTATCTATACACGTACGACGAGAAACGGAAGAAGCTGGCCGCCTATATGGTTCTCGACGACGGGATCATGTGGAATTTCCCCCCGGACGTGACGCCGCCGCCAGGTGACGCGGAGAGCGCGCTTACCCAAGGCTGCGCGATGAACGGAGACTTGGCTTTCGAATCCTTTGGCCGTTGCGTGAGTGTCGAGCACACGCCCGGAAGTGACGAAGCGACCAACCTCTGGATTGGCTGGTCGAACGTGCGATGGACCAAGGACCTCGTACACAACAAAATCAATGATGCTGCTTGGCGCAAGCAGCATATGCAGTGCATCAACGTTCCCGCGATGCTGGCTGGGGGGGCGACCGATACGGGCGAATTTCAAGCCACCCAGAGCAAGATCGCGCATTTCGCGATGGACGCTCAGGCGATGAAGGCTGCGTTCGGTTTTAGCAACCGCGTTCCCAGAGACGAGATTCGTCTGCGTCAGCGGAACGTCGCCAAACGGATCGGCGATGCGATGCTCGAATCGCCGAACAAGAAGGGTTTCGTTATCGCGGTTAACGATCCCGTCGGCCTTACCAATGACCTCGCCGAACTGACCGTCCCCAACCTGAACAACGGTTTCGACGAGCAGGTGTACTGGAAGTGGATGTCGGCGCAGCTGCTTGAGCGGGCTGAACAAGGTATTCGCGCCAACGCCAAGGCATTGACTGGACTGTCTTACGAGATGTCGCAGACGGCTCAAAGAGTAAATGACGTCAATTCACGCATTGGAAATTACAACGCTCCACCTATGGCAGACTTTGCCGGCCTTTACCGTCTTGTTAAGGGGGTATTCCGGACCGGTAGTTTTGAACAGGCGGCGAAGGAAGAAGATGCAAGGATGGCCAACGTTCCCGCAACGGTAGAGGCCTCGGCCAACGATGCATGGGAAGAGGCGTCGACCAAGGTTGGGTCGGATGGCAGGCGGACCAGTGTACTGGATGAGGAAGCCCTCAAACGCTTCCCACAGGAGTATCAACAAGCACTCGATGCCTTCAAGCCAAAATGGCAGCCATTGGTACAGGCACATGCTGATTGGCTCAAGTCGCAAATGCTCGCCGAATGGATGGCGGGCGTCCATGATCCGCAGGACCTTCGGAGCGGCTACGCGTACAGTGAGTCGTGCGCACAGGTGATCGGCTCGGCGGTCGGCACCGAGCCCTGCAAGAAAGTGCTCGACGAGTGGTTGAGTGGTCAAGCTTCAAATATCCGCAATCTGTACGTGCGTGCCCTGATGTTCAATCAGGACGCGATGCTAAAGGCTGCGGATGCGCAGGTGCACGGTTCTGATATTCAGTACGAAAACTTCCTGAACCTCTACAAGGAAGCGTTCAAGAAGATCGAGAATCTCGGCAACGCGGCCAACCTGCGGGATCGGCTTATTGTGACGACCGCCAACCACGTCGTTGGCGTACTTACGAAAACTACCCGCGGTGTCGCACTCGGTTTCGTGACGATTCGTTTGGCGATGCAGGCTGGTGTTCGGCTCAAACCATCACAAGTCAGCAAGCTTGCAATTCGTGATTGGGCTCTGCAGCAGGCCCGAGAACTGGGTGTCAAACTGGATGGCAACCGGACTGAACAGCGCGCGTCGGCAACACAGGTTGGGAAGCAGGTCATGAGGACGGCGCCACCGAGCGATCCGAATATCGTCGCCTATGAGATGGATGTCGATGCTCTCGTCAAGGACGGAAAGTTGGAGGCCAGCGCGATCAAGGCTGTCAAGGTTCCGGGTGTTGATACTGCCAAGAAGTGGCTCGGTTCGGCCCGGGAATTCAATCTCGGCGTCGTAACGGTGATTTTCCAGATGGCAACACTCACCTTTGCGGCCAAAGATTGGGCGGGTAGTGATCAGTTCAGTCAAGGCGAAACCGGTTTAAAGGCAGTCGGTGCTGTTGTTTCGATCCTAGGGACCGTCATAGAAACTGCATCGGAAACCGTGGTGAAAGCGCCGGCTCATCCTTTGTCGGCGTTCCTCATGAAGCAGTGGGCCGGTGCCAGTGAATGGGCTGAAGTCGGGGCGAAGGTCGGTCGCGGTCTTGGCGCGATCGCTGGCATCGTGTTGGCTGGGTTTGACCTAATCAAAAATGCCCCAGAGGCATATCGCAACAAAGAAACCAAGCTTTGGGTTCTCTACAATGTGAGTGGTGCTCTCGGGGTATACGTTGCCGCCGCCGCGTTCTTCGGTTGGCCACTTTTCTGGCCGGCGCTGATTTTGTCGATTCTGGTGGGAATAGCGATCGCGATTTTTAAGGCGTCCGCTCTCAAGGATTGGGTCTCGCGTTGCAAATTCAGCACGGGGGAACACTACGACTCGCTTGAGGCAGAGCTCAAAGCATTTAGCTCGGCGGCGGGAGACTGA
- a CDS encoding DUF4123 domain-containing protein: MKTPTPPMQAVPDHQELMTTGFLLVEPATLAHVPDLAALDMRACTPRVLAHREELMPRLIDLAALDLKGRRIATERWQEEPEVERPPAICAWIDSAADVDALAEHIARYLVGPGEGGQPVFWRYYDPRVLSLTLAEFDPTQRLALLGPVHEWCFAWAGHRWRSAGLGADIVPPDDQQSGWPRPDQWPRINRSEIADQIRRRLPALSVDQAAQLPAALDQVLCSAGGQDAMTTDALVDDAVKRMQHAFLTE; this comes from the coding sequence ATGAAAACGCCCACGCCTCCGATGCAGGCTGTACCAGATCATCAGGAACTGATGACGACCGGATTCCTGCTGGTGGAACCTGCGACCCTCGCGCACGTGCCTGATCTAGCCGCGCTCGACATGCGTGCCTGCACGCCACGCGTGCTGGCCCATCGCGAAGAACTGATGCCGAGGTTGATCGACCTCGCCGCGCTCGATCTGAAGGGGCGACGGATCGCGACCGAACGATGGCAAGAGGAACCGGAGGTTGAACGACCGCCCGCGATTTGCGCGTGGATCGACAGCGCCGCGGATGTCGATGCGCTCGCCGAACACATCGCGCGGTATCTGGTGGGGCCTGGCGAGGGCGGCCAGCCAGTGTTCTGGCGGTACTACGATCCGCGTGTCTTGAGCCTCACGCTTGCGGAGTTCGATCCGACCCAGCGGCTGGCCCTCTTGGGACCCGTCCACGAATGGTGCTTCGCTTGGGCCGGCCATCGCTGGCGCAGCGCCGGCCTAGGTGCCGATATCGTGCCGCCGGACGATCAACAGTCTGGCTGGCCGCGCCCGGACCAGTGGCCACGCATCAACCGCAGCGAGATTGCCGACCAGATTCGCCGGCGGCTGCCGGCACTGTCGGTCGATCAGGCAGCGCAGTTACCGGCTGCACTCGATCAGGTCTTGTGCTCGGCGGGCGGACAGGACGCGATGACCACCGATGCGCTCGTCGACGATGCGGTTAAACGTATGCAGCACGCTTTCCTGACCGAATAA
- a CDS encoding type VI secretion system Vgr family protein gives MQNTAQALRELALGPQHNRQVQIAFPDDNAPYKILLPNAFEAVEALSKDFAYKIEILSDNDHLAPKDFIGKRVTVSLLRGDGSQRYFNGHIFAFRHVRTDGGWVFYEAHVGPWLRYLKYGKHNRLFLDQNLHDQTATVFQDYGVLPEWAWRVGEADPRMTMACQFDEDDHNYVHRRWEHAGYLYWYEHTATSHKLTVSDPTRPAPAIDGRGHEIRFHNGMGAEESDSVLSWSPFQQTTSTHAELSRFDFKSPTPTHVQTSLLNPEAALPQLEWNEYAGAYGYRNMEHGYQVANRRMEEIEATIKRFDAKGNNRFVQPGRWFRLTDRYGSALSRDQSDDEYLIIAVRHVATNNYLQDTGVLAEYRNEFTCVPRATAWRPGRGFNSVDTKILAPQTAIVVGQSGTSIHTDEHGRVLVQFHWDRDGKYSTWVRVASGWAGGGQGMAALPRIGSEVIVQWLDGNPDHPIITGRVMNARNVPSWKLPDENALMGIRSRELNGADGNASSGRSNHLIFDDTANAIQVQLRSDHAASQLSLGKIKRIEDWQGRKDARGEGFELRTDEVGAIRTGKGMVISTEVRPAAQGHLSDIGEPASRLTKAQTLHGQLGKLAQHYQAQDNGGDQTPIADALKSQVDGIQGAGATGSSDKGEFPELNEAHLLLAGAAGIAVTTPATAHVTGGQHVAVTAGESMSVATGKSFFASVSDKFSLFVHKMGMKLIAASGKVQVHAENDELELLAKKVLSIISTTDWINITAKQGIRLTAGNSQLEVSAKGIVGYTPGENKIHAGSHDTVGPQSMPAQFPGSDLCSQLADGAAQTGQASIALA, from the coding sequence ATGCAGAATACGGCACAAGCCCTGAGAGAACTTGCGCTAGGGCCGCAGCACAACCGGCAGGTGCAGATAGCCTTTCCGGACGATAACGCGCCCTACAAAATCCTACTGCCGAACGCATTCGAGGCGGTCGAAGCGCTATCGAAGGATTTCGCGTACAAGATCGAAATCCTGTCGGACAACGACCACCTTGCGCCAAAGGATTTCATCGGCAAGCGCGTGACGGTCAGTCTGTTGCGTGGCGACGGCAGTCAGCGGTATTTCAACGGCCACATCTTCGCATTCCGGCATGTTCGCACGGACGGCGGCTGGGTGTTCTACGAGGCGCACGTCGGTCCTTGGCTACGCTATCTGAAGTATGGCAAGCACAATCGTTTGTTCCTCGATCAGAACCTGCACGACCAGACGGCGACAGTTTTTCAGGACTACGGCGTGTTGCCAGAATGGGCGTGGCGGGTCGGCGAAGCCGATCCGCGCATGACGATGGCCTGCCAGTTCGACGAAGACGACCACAATTACGTTCATCGACGCTGGGAACACGCTGGTTATTTGTACTGGTACGAGCACACGGCCACGTCGCACAAGCTGACCGTCTCTGATCCGACGCGTCCCGCGCCAGCGATCGACGGCAGGGGGCACGAAATCCGCTTCCACAATGGCATGGGCGCGGAGGAATCGGACAGCGTTCTGAGCTGGTCCCCGTTCCAGCAGACCACTTCGACGCATGCGGAACTGTCACGTTTCGACTTCAAGAGCCCGACGCCGACCCACGTTCAAACGAGTCTGTTGAACCCCGAAGCCGCGCTGCCGCAGCTTGAATGGAACGAGTACGCCGGTGCGTACGGCTATCGGAACATGGAGCACGGCTATCAGGTCGCAAACCGCCGGATGGAGGAAATCGAAGCGACGATCAAGCGCTTCGACGCGAAGGGCAACAATCGCTTCGTGCAGCCGGGCCGCTGGTTCCGGCTGACGGACCGTTATGGCTCGGCGCTGAGCCGCGATCAGAGCGACGACGAATACCTGATCATCGCGGTTCGGCATGTGGCGACCAACAACTATTTGCAGGACACAGGGGTACTGGCGGAATACCGCAATGAGTTCACGTGCGTACCCAGGGCAACCGCCTGGCGGCCCGGGCGCGGCTTCAACAGCGTCGACACGAAGATTCTCGCGCCGCAGACGGCGATCGTCGTCGGCCAGTCCGGCACAAGCATTCACACCGACGAACACGGCCGCGTGCTGGTTCAGTTCCATTGGGATCGCGACGGCAAGTATTCGACGTGGGTGCGGGTCGCAAGCGGCTGGGCTGGCGGCGGCCAGGGGATGGCGGCACTGCCGCGGATCGGTTCGGAAGTCATCGTGCAATGGCTCGACGGCAATCCGGACCACCCGATCATTACGGGCCGCGTGATGAACGCGCGCAACGTCCCGTCGTGGAAGCTGCCGGACGAGAATGCGCTAATGGGCATTCGCAGCCGGGAGCTGAACGGTGCGGACGGCAACGCGTCGTCAGGTCGCAGCAATCATCTAATTTTCGACGATACGGCGAACGCGATTCAGGTGCAACTTCGATCCGACCATGCGGCAAGCCAGCTCTCGCTCGGCAAGATCAAGCGAATCGAGGATTGGCAGGGGCGCAAGGATGCCCGTGGCGAGGGCTTCGAGCTGCGTACGGATGAGGTCGGCGCGATCCGCACCGGCAAGGGCATGGTGATCAGCACGGAGGTGCGTCCCGCCGCGCAGGGGCATCTCTCGGATATCGGAGAGCCGGCATCACGCCTGACTAAAGCGCAAACGTTACACGGGCAACTTGGCAAGCTCGCGCAGCACTATCAGGCACAGGACAACGGAGGGGACCAGACGCCGATTGCCGACGCGCTGAAATCGCAGGTGGATGGTATCCAGGGCGCGGGTGCGACGGGCAGCAGTGACAAGGGCGAATTCCCTGAACTCAATGAAGCGCATCTGCTGTTGGCCGGCGCGGCCGGCATCGCGGTCACGACGCCTGCGACGGCGCACGTCACGGGCGGGCAGCACGTAGCGGTCACGGCCGGCGAAAGCATGTCGGTCGCGACAGGCAAATCGTTCTTCGCGAGCGTATCGGACAAGTTCTCACTGTTCGTGCACAAGATGGGCATGAAGCTTATCGCGGCGAGCGGCAAGGTGCAGGTGCATGCAGAAAACGACGAGCTGGAACTGCTGGCGAAGAAGGTCCTGTCGATCATTAGCACGACGGACTGGATCAACATCACGGCCAAGCAGGGTATCCGCTTGACGGCCGGCAACAGCCAGCTCGAAGTCAGCGCAAAAGGCATCGTCGGTTACACGCCTGGCGAAAACAAGATTCATGCGGGCAGCCACGATACGGTGGGCCCGCAGAGCATGCCGGCGCAGTTCCCTGGATCGGACTTGTGCTCGCAATTGGCTGACGGTGCCGCACAAACCGGTCAAGCGTCGATCGCGCTCGCCTGA
- a CDS encoding DNA-binding protein — MLDKNNARPYSASPKSRPFQQKRRTSLKQHLRSDAYVAERHRAAQSNTDDAGHERLDRLPDLLPASASTEEATEILAGLIVRCIDANHLHSVDDLIRHPLFNSEMLRAVVQFARRDMATALRQQIDELQTQVKEIENADAFRVATARAEERARQQHAKERARERIGPAQQKRLAYAQKNKILDAFKRKLRNGEDLMARSVSSELAKRFNVSQSHVRELRKNWLRTLKPDKRN, encoded by the coding sequence TTGCTCGACAAGAACAACGCTCGTCCGTATTCCGCATCGCCCAAGTCCAGGCCGTTTCAGCAAAAGCGCCGTACGTCTCTCAAGCAGCATCTCCGTTCTGACGCATATGTCGCCGAGCGGCACCGTGCAGCACAGTCGAACACCGATGATGCTGGACACGAGCGGCTCGATCGCCTCCCCGATCTGTTGCCTGCGAGCGCTTCCACCGAAGAGGCAACGGAGATACTGGCGGGTCTGATCGTGCGATGCATTGACGCCAACCATCTGCATTCTGTGGACGATTTGATTCGGCACCCATTGTTCAACAGTGAGATGCTTCGGGCTGTTGTTCAATTTGCGCGTCGCGATATGGCGACCGCTTTGCGCCAGCAGATCGACGAACTGCAGACGCAGGTCAAGGAAATTGAGAATGCTGACGCATTCCGTGTTGCGACCGCGCGCGCGGAAGAGCGAGCACGTCAGCAGCACGCCAAGGAGCGGGCGCGCGAGCGGATTGGTCCGGCTCAACAAAAGCGGCTCGCCTACGCCCAGAAAAACAAGATTCTGGACGCGTTCAAGCGCAAGTTGCGCAATGGGGAAGATTTGATGGCCCGGTCCGTCAGTTCGGAATTGGCGAAGCGCTTCAACGTGTCGCAAAGTCACGTCCGTGAGCTTCGAAAGAACTGGTTGAGAACGTTAAAACCTGACAAACGCAACTGA
- a CDS encoding helix-turn-helix transcriptional regulator, with amino-acid sequence MQNTSYPINRVVRMRCLLGRVGLSKSEIYRRIQAGAFPKPIPLGTRAVGWLESDINAWIDTQAKRGQA; translated from the coding sequence ATGCAAAACACGTCGTACCCGATCAATCGCGTTGTGCGCATGCGCTGCCTCCTCGGCCGCGTCGGTCTGAGCAAAAGCGAAATCTACCGACGCATTCAGGCAGGCGCGTTCCCGAAGCCTATTCCGCTCGGCACCCGCGCCGTCGGCTGGCTAGAGTCCGACATCAATGCATGGATCGACACACAGGCGAAGCGGGGACAGGCATGA